One part of the Anopheles coustani chromosome 2, idAnoCousDA_361_x.2, whole genome shotgun sequence genome encodes these proteins:
- the LOC131266188 gene encoding thioredoxin domain-containing protein 17, with the protein MRLSLIRFARMVVKHKVTGYEEFTKLAESLESSGEPVHILFTGSKDENGESWCPYCVKAAPVVTKALENAPEKSHFITVEIERPFWKDQNCPYRKDPRTHLVFLPTLLRWRSPQRLDGSQCANEDLVDMLLQDED; encoded by the exons ATGCGCCTATCGCTGATAAGGTTCGCAAGAATGGTTGTGAAACATAAGGTCACTGGATACGAGGAGTTTACCAAGCTGGCGGAAAGTTTGGAAAGCAGCGGCGAGCCGGTCCATATCTTGTTCACCGGGAGCAAGGACGAAAATGGGGAAAGCTGGTGTCCGTACTGCGTCAAGG CCGCACCAGTAGTGACGAAGGCTCTGGAAAATGCGCCGGAAAAAAGTCATTTCATAACGGTTGAAATTGAGCGTCCATT CTGGAAGGATCAAAACTGTCCCTACCGTAAGGATCCCCGAACCCATCTGGTGTTTCTTCCAACCCTGCTGAGGTGGCGATCGCCCCAGCGCTTGGATGGTTCTCAGTGCGCCAATGAAGATCTGGTAGACATGCTGTTGCAGGATGAAGATTAA
- the LOC131266185 gene encoding tRNA (guanine(26)-N(2))-dimethyltransferase, which produces MDEKGDGNAMLKTIREGSAEILLADHVFYNPVQEFNRDLSICVLRTFSRIFQREKEEERKSKDPSYAAPNGEASLQAGVKHENGLRILEALSATGLRSIRYAKEIPGVKEIIANDLSKSAVESIEKNVKQNNIEHLITPSFNDAMTLMYMSTKPDKRFTAIDLDPYGHPTRFLDGAVQSIEDGGLLLITATDMAVLAGNSPEACYVKYGSVPLKTKACHEFALRILLRCIETTATRYGRYIKPLLSISADFYIRVFVRVYTGQYACKKSSSKQSMVFQCTGCEALTLQPLGVLKPNPTEANPQQIKFGTPTGPFVGSRCEHCNHQHHMGGPIWSAPMHDEEFLTELMHTLEQEEAKRLTTIRRIYGTLAVIGEELHDVPLYYTLDRMCGILKLESIGMLKLRSALLHEGYRVSFSHASRTSIKTDAPVGVLWDILRCWHRIHPVKEERFLENVPLTAILSKQPAKEYNIEDIHPQANPTSRKESLSRFPENPAAHWGPGTRAMQMLSDNKMLKSTQNQNKRKQKREQKERSDTDVEENDVKAEASNSPERKVPKTVSTEG; this is translated from the exons ATGGACGAGAAAGGCGATGGCAATGCAATGCTAAAAACCATTCGCGAAGGCAGTGCCGAGATTCTCCTGGCCGATCATGTGTTCTACAATCCGGTGCAGGAATTCAATCGCGATCTGAGCATATGTGTCCTTAGGACGTTCTCCAGGATATTTCAACGTGAAAAGGAAGAGGAACGTAAAAGCAAAGATCCTTCATACGCTGCACCGAACGGAGAAGCTTCGCTACAGGCAGGCGTTAAACATGAG AATGGACTCCGGATACTGGAAGCGCTTTCCGCGACCGGATTGCGTAGCATACGGTATGCGAAGGAAATCCCTGGTGTGAAAGAGATCATTGCCAACGATTTATCTAAATCGGCGGTTGAATCGATCGAAAAGAATGTTAAGCAAAACAATATTGAGCATCTAATAACGCCGAGTTTTAACGACGCAAT GACGCTGATGTACATGTCAACGAAACCGGACAAGCGTTTTACGGCAATTGATCTCGATCCCTATGGACACCCGACAAGGTTTCTGGATGGGGCCGTACAAAGCATTGAGGACGGAGGATTACTTCTAATCACTGCCACAGATATGGCCGTGCTCGCTGGAAACTCACCGGAGGCATGCTATGTTAAATACGGTTCTGTACCTCTTAAAACGAAAGCATGTCACGAGTTTGCGCTACGCATTCTGCTTCGCTGCATTGAAACGACGGCAACCCGATACGGGCGGTACATCAAACCGTTGCTCAGCATATCGGCCGATTTTTATATTCGGGTTTTCGTCCGCGTCTACACTGGGCAGTACGCGTGCAAGAAAAGCAGTAGCAAGCAGTCTATGGTGTTTCAGTGTACCGGTTGTGAGGCCCTTACCCTTCAACCGCTCGGTGTGCTTAAGCCTAATCCCACCGAAGCCAATCCTCAGCAAATAAAGTTTGGCACACCGACGGGCCCGTTCGTCGGGAGTCGGTGTGAGCACTGCAATCACCAGCACCACATGGGAGGACCGATTTGGTCTGCACCGATGCACGATGAAGAATTTCTAACTGAACTGATGCACACGCTTGAGCAGGAAGAAGCGAAACGTCTGACTACGATCCGGCGCATCTATGGAACGCTTGCGGTCATTGGGGAGGAGCTGCACGATGTTCCGCTCTACTACACGCTGGATCGCATGTGCGGAATATTGAAACTGGAATCGATCGGTATGCTCAAACTGCGGTCGGCCCTGCTACACGAAGGCTACCGAGTGTCGTTCTCGCATGCTAGCAGGACGTCCATTAAAACAGATGCCCCCGTGGGTGTGTTGTGGGACATACTTCGCTGCTGGCACCGAATACATCCTGTTAAAGAAGAACGATTCCTGGAGAACGTTCCCCTAACGGCTATCCTGTCGAAGCAACCGGCGAAAGAATACAACATCGAAGACATCCACCCGCAGGCGAATCCAACGAGCCGGAAAGAATCGCTTTCACGCTTCCCGGAAAATCCCGCCGCTCATTGGGGCCCGGGCACTAGGGCGATGCAGAT GTTAAGCGATAATAAAATGCTTAAAAGTACGCAAAATCAGAACAAGCGGAAACAAAAGCGTGAGCAAAAGGAACGCAGCGACACCGATGTCGAGGAAAACGATGTCAAGGCTGAGGCTAGTAACTCGCCTGAACGAAAGGTACCCAAAACGGTCAGCACGGAAGGGTAA
- the LOC131266186 gene encoding cilia- and flagella-associated protein 276, whose amino-acid sequence MVLKERETSLKRERNEEHIPCIDGEGSYRKDLPVPPKTHSSKRWSDSLPPNERVFYHQTLSSARRAAHFVNHANIPLDSLDINLAAQYNHSDDLFLGKNDVVLQEETLGRSTFRRLRNTRDLSPEKIIPLKHPLLVGGLREKASPNSVKLMNTGPHTPLTNPGYSRQTGDGNFFNY is encoded by the exons atggTGCTGAAGGAACGTGAAACATCGCTGAAGCGGGAAAGAAACGAAGAGCACATACCCTGTATCGATGGGGAAGGCAGCTACCGTAAGGATTTACCTGTTCCACCGAAAACGCATTCGTCGAAACGTTGGTCCGACTCGTTGCCCCCGAACGAGCGGGTGTTTTACCACCAAACATTGAGTTCCGCCCGCCGAGCGGCGCATTTTGTTAATCACGC AAACATTCCTCTAGACTCATTGGACATCAACCTTGCCGCTCAGTACAACCACTCGGATGATCTTTTCCTGGGCAAAAACGACGTCGTTCTTCAGGAGGAAACGCTTGGCCGGAGCACGTTTCGTCGTCTTCGGAACACGCGCGATCTCAGCCCGGAGAAGATCATCCCACTGAAACACCCGTTGCTCGTTGGTGGTTTACGAGAAAAGGCATCACCGAACAGCGTGAAGCTCATGAATACCGGACCGCATACACCGCTCACAAACCCGGGCTATTCGCGCCAAACAGGTGATGGAAACTTCTTCAATTACTAA
- the LOC131262454 gene encoding elongation factor G, mitochondrial has product MTISNLIRSRCSLAAAKTFLENVKSFSSHATFAEHKPLEKIRNIGISAHIDSGKTTLTERILFYTGRIKEMHEVKGKDNVGATMDSMELERQRGITIQSAATYTIWKDHNINIIDTPGHVDFTVEVERALRVLDGAILVLCSVGGVQSQTLTVNRQMKRYNVPCLGFINKLDRSGANPYRVLGQMRSKLNHNAAFVQLPIGVESNCKGVIDLVKQKALYFEEPYGLKIREDEIPADMRTESAERRQELIEHLSNVDERIGELFLEEREATVEDIMGAIRRSTLKRTFTPVLVGTALKNKGVQPLLDAVLNYLPHPGEVENIALVEKKEQEAQKVILNPARDGKEPFVGLAFKLEAGRFGQLTYLRCYQGVLRKGDNIYNSRSGKKIRLARLVRLHSNQMEDVNEVYAGDIFALFGVDCASGDTFVTNPKLELSMESIFVPDPVVSMAIKPNNSKDRDNFAKAIARFTKEDPTFHFEYDPDIKETLVSGMGELHLEIYAQRMEREYNCPVTLGKPKVAFRETLIAPCEFDYLHKKQSGGQGQFGRVTGVLEPLPPHQNTLVEFVDETMGTNVPKQFIPGIEKGFRQMAEKGLLSGHKLSGIKFRLQDGAHHIVDSSELAFMLAAQGALKSVFENGSWQILEPVMMVEVTAPEEFQGTVIGQLNKRHGIITGTEGAEGWFTVYAEVPLNDMFGYAGELRSSTQGKGEFSMEYSRYSPCMPEVQEKLVHDYQVSQGLAVDKKQKKKN; this is encoded by the exons ATGACCATTAGTAATCTGATCAGATCACGATGCAGTCTGGCGGCCGCGAAAACGTTCCTGGAG AATGTGAAATCGTTTTCCAGCCATGCGACTTTCGCGGAGCACAAACCGCTAGAAAAGATTCGTAACATCGGTATCTCGGCGCATATCGACAGTGGTAAGACGACGCTGACCGAGCGTATCCTGTTCTACACTGGCCGCATCAAGGAAATGCACGAGGTGAAGGGCAAGGATAACGTCGGTGCTACGATGGATTCGATGGAGCTGGAGCGGCAGCGAGGTATCACCATCCAATCGGCTGCAACGTATACGATCTGGAAGGAtcacaacatcaacatcatcgaTACGCCCGGACACGTGGACTTCACGGTGGAGGTAGAGCGCGCACTGCGTGTCCTCGACGGTGCCATCCTGGTGCTGTGCAGTGTCGGTGGAGTGCAGAGTCAAACGCTTACCGTGAACAGGCAGATGAAGCGTTACAATGTACCCTGCCTGGGGTTCATTAACAAGCTCGATCGATCCGGTGCAAACCCGTACCGTGTGCTCGGACAGATGCGCTCCAAGTTGAACCACAATGCCGCGTTCGTGCAGCTACCGATCGGTGTTGAGAGTAACTGCAAGGGTGTGATCGATCTGGTCAAACAGAAGGCGCTATACTTTGAGGAGCCGTATGGGTTGAAGATCCGAGAGGATGAAATCCCTGCCGATATGCGCACGGAGAGTGCCGAACGGCGCCAGGAACTGATCGAACATCTATCGAACGTGGATGAGCGAATCGGTGAGCTGTTTCTGGAGGAAAGGGAAGCCACAGTGGAGGATATTATGGGTGCAATTAGGAGGTCGACACTGAAGCGCACCTTCACGCCGGTTCTCGTGGGTACGGCGCTGAAAAACAAAGGTGTTCAACCCCTGCTGGACGCCGTGCTGAACTACTTGCCACACCCGGGCGAGGTGGAGAATATTGCACTGGTAGAGAAGAAAGAGCAGGAAGCACAGAAGGTTATCCTTAACCCGGCCCGAGACGGAAAGGAACCGTTCGTGGGGTTGGCCTTCAAGTTGGAAGCGGGACGTTTCGGACAGCTTACCTACCTGCGCTGCTACCAGGGGGTGTTGCGGAAGGGCGACAACATTTACAACTCGCGATCGGGCAAGAAGATCCGTCTGGCGCGACTGGTTCGGCTACACTCGAACCAAATGGAGGACGTAAACGAGGTGTACGCGGGCGATATATTTGCCCTGTTCGGTGTCGATTGTGCCTCGGGCGATACGTTCGTGACGAACCCAAAGCTGGAGCTTTCGATGGAATCGATCTTCGTGCCCGATCCGGTCGTCTCGATGGCGATCAAACCGAACAACTCGAAGGATCGCGACAACTTCGCCAAAGCGATCGCACGCTTCACAAAGGAAGATCCCACGTTTCACTTTGAGTATGATCCGGACATCAAGGAGACGCTCGTGTCGGGCATGGGTGAGTTGCATCTGGAAATCTACGCCCAGCGGATGGAGCGCGAGTACAACTGCCCGGTAACGCTCGGTAAACCGAAGGTGGCGTTCCGTGAAACGCTCATCGCGCCGTGCGAGTTTGACTACCTGCACAAGAAGCAATCGGGTGGTCAGGGACAGTTTGGTAGGGTTACCGGCGTGCTAGAGCCGCTACCACCGCACCAGAACACGTTGGTAGAGTTCGTGGATGAAACGATGGGCACGAACGTGCCGAAACAGTTCATCCCGGGTATCGAGAAGGGCTTCCGGCAGATGGCGGAAAAGGGTCTGCTGTCCGGGCATAAGCTATCCGGCATTAAGTTCCGACTGCAGGATGGTGCGCATCACATTGTCGACTCGAGCGAGCTGGCGTTTATGCTGGCGGCCCAGGGTGCACTCAAGAGTGTGTTCGAAAACGGAAGCTGGCAGATTCTCGAGCCGGTCATGATGGTGGAGGTGACCGCCCCGGAGGAGTTTCAGGGTACGGTGATTGGACAGTTGAACAAACGGCACGGTATCATCACCGGCACCGAGGGTGCCGAAGGGTGGTTCACGGTGTACGCCGAGGTTCCGCTGAACGATATGTTCGGGTACGCCGGTGAGTTGCGCTCGAGCACGCAGGGTAAGGGCGAGTTCAGTATGGAGTACAGCCGGTACTCGCCTTGCATGCCAGAGGTGCAGGAGAAGCTGGTGCACGACTATCAGGTTTCGCAGGGGTTGGCCGTAGataagaagcagaagaaaaagaactaa
- the LOC131266184 gene encoding vacuolar protein sorting-associated protein 52 homolog, protein MAEAALISEQIEDDEVQEILKTGTDLRQYSAQIEKEFKEVENRSIDDYIKESQNIANLHYQIGSTSNILERMESMLMDIQGALNNISTEITSLQKKSVSMSVQLTNRQSIRAQISQFVEDMAVPEEMVATIMDSPVTEKEFMNHLNELNHKLNLMKELNFKESKSSQDVSDVLQKLKVKAMSKLRLYLMEQIYKFRKPMANYQIPQNAMLKYKFFFEFILSNERVVAQEICNEYVDTMGKIYYSYFKSYSTRLAALKFEEAVSKDDLMGLDDSVPKSIFSKASSLKNKSTVFSIGDRGDVLNQQLEAPIIVPHAQQKSRYAYEALFRSEQYALVDNACREYLFVTEFFILRGQQAQELFNQIMGKTTALLIKNLETYVQDCYDTIALFLCIQLCLRYQLMCHKRCVPALDKYWDNLQAVIWPRFEQVFRMNIQSILDCDPTKFPKETGPHYITRRYAEFSAAIVGISENFPNELVSHLLLELQEEVKCFMLRMAAIFTTRKEQLIYLINNYDLVLGVLMERTRDNSKEAEAFRELLSTRSAEYVEEILAPHLGGIIQFVKDCEQMRDKEQTEELKRQERRSLQLVANFSANWKKSLEDLNREVFLSFPSLVTGSQLLQLALAQLVQYYHKFYKLLTPNARAQLVNIHVIMIEIKKYKSNY, encoded by the exons ATGGCAGAGGCCGCACTGATCAGCGAGCAAATAGAAGATGACGAGGTGCAGGAAATTCTCAAAACGGGAACCGACCTGCGGCAGTATTCGGCTCAGATCGAAAAGGAATTTAAGGAGGTCGAAAATCGGTCCATCGACGATTACATCAAGGAGAGCCAGAACATTGCCAACCTGCACTACCAGATTGGCAGCACATCGAACATCCTCGAGCGGATGGAGTCGATGCTGATGGACATACAGGGCGCTCTGAACAACATCAGCACCGAGATAACGTCGCTGCAGAAGAAATCGGTCTCGATGTCGGTTCAGCTCACCAACCGTCAGTCGATCCGGGCACAAATCTCACAGTTCGTAGAAGACATGGCGGTGCCGGAGGAAATGGTGGCCACCATCATGGACAGCCCGGTGACGGAGAAGGAATTCATGAACCACCTGAATGAGCTAAACCACAAGCTCAATCTTATGAAGGAGCTTAACTTTAAAGAATCCAAATCCTCTCAGGACGTTAGCGACGTGCTGCAGAAGCTGAAAGTGAAAGCGATGAGTAAACTGCGGCTCTACCTGATGGAGCAGATCTACAAGTTCCGCAAACCGATGGCCAACTACCAGATACCGCAGAATGCGATGTTGAAGTACAAGTTTTTCTTTGAGTTCATCCTGTCCAACGAGCGCGTGGTGGCGCAGGAAATTTGCAACGAGTACGTTGACACCATGGGAAAAATCTACTACAGCTACTTCAAAAGCTACTCGACCCGACTGGCCGCGCTCAAGTTCGAGGAAGCCGTCTCGAAGGACGATCTGATGGGATTGGATGATTCCGTTCCGAAGAGTATATTTTCGAAGGCGAGTTCGCTGAAGAACAAGAGCACAGTGTTTTCCATCGGTGATCGTGGTGACGTACTTAATCAGCAGCTAGAGGCCCCAATAATCGTGCCCCATGCGCAGCAAAAATCCCGCTATGCCTACGAAGCACTGTTCCGCTCGGAACAGTACGCCCTGGTCGACAACGCCTGCCGGGAGTATCTGTTCGTGACGGAGTTCTTCATTCTACGCGGCCAACAGGCGCAGGAGCTCTTCAATCAGATTATGGGAAAAACGACTGCTCTTTTAATT AAAAATTTAGAAACCTATGTTCAGGATTGCTACGACACGATAGCTCTCTTTCTTTGCATTCAACTGTGCCTACGGTATCAGCTGATGTGCCACAAAAGATGTGTTCCGGCATTGGACAA GTACTGGGACAATCTTCAAGCGGTCATATGGCCACGGTTCGAGCAGGTGTTTCGAATgaatattcaaagcatccTCGATTGTGATCCAACCAAATTTCCCAAAGAAACTGGTCCCCACTAT ATCACCCGCCGTTATGCCGAGTTTTCGGCCGCCATCGTTGGGATTTCGGAGAACTTCCCCAACGAGCTGGTCAGCCATCTGCTGCTAGAACTTCAGGAGGAGGTAAAGTGCTTCATGCTGCGCATGGCCGCCATCTTCACCACCCGCAAGGAGCAGCTAATTTACCTGATCAACAACTACGACCTGGTGCTCGGTGTGCTGATGGAGCGCACGCGTGACAACTCGAAGGAAGCGGAAGCGTTCCGTGAACTGCTCAGCACGCGCAGTGCGGAGTACGTGGAAGAGATCCTTGCCCCGCACCTCGGGGGCATCATTCAGTTCGTGAAAGACTGCGAACAGATGCGTGACAAGGAGCAGACAGAGGAGCTTAAACGGCAGGAGCGGCGATCGTTGCAGCtggttgcaaacttttccgcCAACTGGAAGAAATCGTTGGAAGATCTGAACCGGGAGGTATTTCTGTCCTTTCCCTCGCTGGTCACCGGTTCGCAGCTGTTGCAGCTGGCGCTGGCACAGCTCGTACAGTATTATCACAAGTTCTACAAGCTGCTCACACCGAACGCTCGGGCCCAGCTGGTAAACATTCATGTGATAATGATCGAGATAAAAAAGTATAAGAGTAATTATTAG